The following proteins are encoded in a genomic region of Candidatus Marinarcus aquaticus:
- the thrS gene encoding threonine--tRNA ligase: MEPIGVLKDGQIYDLQTADALNIQGEEIKADDSKEALEILRHSCAHLMAQAIKELYPEAKFFVGPVVNEGFYYDFKVDSKISEEDLPKIEKKMKELAGEKFPIERQEYTRAQIEEKFAGDELKQAVLKNIDSDSLTIYKQGDFEDLCRGPHVPNTRMVRTFKLTRIAGAYVGGDEENEMITRIYGIAFFDKAKLKEYVTQLEEAKKRDHRKLGTELELFTFNDDIGAGLPLWLPNGARLRGKIEQLLYKAHRIRGYEPVRGPEILKANQWVKSGHYANYKENMYFTEIDGQEYGIKPMNCVGHIQIFKNSLVSYKDLPLKFFEYGVVHRHEKSGVMHGLFRVREFTQDDAHIFCTPTQIKEVIFDVLSFVDSLMNLFEFKYEMEVSTKPKKAIGDDTFWETTTKGIMDALDENGYSYGIDEGGGAFYGPKIDIKILDAIGRKWQCGTVQVDMNLPERFDVEYVNENGEKERPVMIHRAILGSFERFIGILTEHYAGEFPFVIAPTQVIFIPIAEQHNAYAQQLQNELLQLEIDSKIFNKNESLNKRIRTAEKQRVPMIVVIGDAEVENQRIALRDRRKREQSELSKDEFISLLKEIKNGSEV, translated from the coding sequence TTGGAACCAATTGGTGTATTAAAAGATGGTCAAATTTATGACCTTCAGACTGCGGATGCCTTGAATATCCAAGGTGAAGAGATAAAAGCCGATGACTCAAAAGAGGCTTTAGAAATCTTAAGACACTCTTGTGCTCATCTCATGGCTCAAGCCATTAAAGAACTCTATCCAGAAGCTAAATTTTTCGTAGGTCCAGTAGTAAACGAAGGGTTTTACTATGACTTTAAAGTCGATTCAAAAATCAGTGAAGAAGATCTTCCTAAAATTGAAAAGAAAATGAAAGAGTTAGCTGGGGAAAAATTTCCTATTGAACGGCAAGAGTATACACGAGCACAAATTGAAGAAAAATTTGCAGGCGATGAACTTAAGCAAGCTGTACTAAAAAATATCGATTCAGATTCACTGACAATTTATAAACAAGGTGATTTTGAAGATTTATGTCGAGGACCTCATGTTCCAAATACCAGAATGGTAAGAACCTTTAAGCTCACAAGAATTGCTGGAGCGTATGTAGGCGGGGATGAAGAAAATGAGATGATCACGCGAATCTATGGAATTGCTTTTTTTGATAAAGCAAAACTCAAAGAGTATGTAACACAACTTGAAGAGGCAAAAAAACGAGACCATAGAAAACTGGGAACAGAGTTAGAACTCTTTACCTTTAATGACGATATTGGTGCAGGATTACCACTTTGGCTTCCAAATGGAGCACGACTTCGAGGTAAAATCGAACAACTTTTATACAAAGCACACCGTATCAGAGGTTATGAACCCGTACGTGGTCCTGAGATTTTAAAAGCCAACCAATGGGTAAAATCTGGTCACTATGCCAACTATAAAGAGAACATGTATTTCACTGAAATTGATGGTCAAGAGTATGGTATTAAACCTATGAACTGTGTGGGACACATTCAAATCTTTAAAAACTCACTGGTTTCATATAAAGATTTACCGTTGAAGTTTTTTGAGTATGGAGTGGTTCACAGACATGAAAAATCAGGTGTAATGCACGGATTATTCAGAGTAAGAGAGTTTACTCAAGATGATGCTCATATTTTTTGTACACCAACTCAAATCAAAGAGGTTATTTTTGATGTTCTTAGTTTTGTTGACAGTTTAATGAACCTATTTGAGTTCAAATATGAAATGGAAGTATCCACCAAACCTAAAAAGGCTATTGGGGATGATACATTTTGGGAAACAACCACTAAAGGTATCATGGATGCTTTAGATGAAAATGGTTACAGCTATGGCATTGATGAAGGTGGAGGAGCCTTTTATGGTCCAAAAATTGACATCAAAATCCTTGATGCCATTGGACGAAAATGGCAATGTGGTACGGTTCAAGTAGATATGAACTTACCAGAGCGATTTGATGTTGAATATGTGAATGAAAATGGTGAAAAAGAGCGACCAGTGATGATTCACCGAGCCATCCTTGGTTCATTTGAACGATTCATTGGTATTTTAACAGAGCATTATGCCGGGGAGTTCCCATTTGTTATTGCACCAACACAAGTCATTTTCATACCAATTGCAGAGCAACACAATGCGTATGCACAACAACTTCAAAATGAGTTATTACAATTAGAGATTGACAGTAAAATCTTTAATAAAAACGAGAGTTTGAATAAACGTATTCGAACCGCAGAGAAACAGAGAGTTCCGATGATTGTTGTTATTGGCGATGCAGAAGTTGAAAATCAACGAATTGCCTTGCGAGACAGAAGAAAACGAGAGCAATCTGAATTAAGTAAAGATGAGTTTATCTCACTATTAAAAGAAATCAAAAATGGGAGTGAAGTTTGA
- the rpmI gene encoding 50S ribosomal protein L35 produces the protein MPKMKSNSGALKRFKVKKNGSIKCGSAFRSHILTKKSPKRKRNLRNPQTIADVDSTRVKRMLNQA, from the coding sequence ATGCCAAAGATGAAATCTAACAGTGGAGCTTTAAAAAGATTTAAAGTGAAAAAAAATGGTTCTATTAAATGTGGATCAGCGTTTAGAAGTCACATTTTAACTAAAAAGTCACCTAAAAGAAAAAGAAATCTTAGAAACCCACAAACTATTGCTGATGTTGATTCAACAAGAGTTAAAAGAATGTTAAACCAAGCGTAA
- the infC gene encoding translation initiation factor IF-3, producing MNEDITAKEVRCMNDDGTNYGIIPTRDALKMAEDDGLDLVLIAPDAQPPVAKIMDYGKFKYQQEKKKKEAKKKQKVIVVKEIKLSVKIADNDINYKVKHAREFLEAGNHVKFRVFLKGREMAHPESGVEVLEKVWPMVEDIAVMDKAPKLEGRYVNMMALPKKEEKKN from the coding sequence ATGAATGAGGACATTACTGCAAAAGAAGTAAGGTGTATGAATGATGATGGTACCAACTATGGTATCATCCCAACAAGAGATGCATTAAAAATGGCAGAAGACGATGGATTAGATCTTGTTCTTATTGCACCAGATGCACAACCTCCAGTAGCTAAAATCATGGATTATGGTAAATTTAAATACCAACAAGAGAAAAAGAAAAAAGAGGCAAAGAAAAAGCAAAAAGTGATTGTGGTTAAAGAGATTAAACTCTCTGTTAAAATTGCAGACAACGACATCAACTATAAAGTCAAACATGCCCGAGAGTTCTTAGAAGCAGGGAACCATGTAAAATTCAGAGTTTTCTTAAAAGGTCGAGAGATGGCTCACCCTGAATCTGGTGTGGAAGTTCTTGAAAAAGTATGGCCAATGGTTGAAGACATTGCAGTTATGGACAAAGCTCCAAAACTTGAAGGTCGATACGTTAATATGATGGCATTACCTAAAAAAGAAGAGAAGAAAAACTAA